One genomic segment of Candidatus Berkiella aquae includes these proteins:
- a CDS encoding ankyrin repeat domain-containing protein, with protein sequence MALNRRLKSYLVTLVNKAIIPQDLLDEIVSTGDINVLNEEGIGLVQYVCFNGNVQSLKTLINHGLDINHIDSDSNSALHVAILNKNKSIIDFLLQSNILKNPLQTNFEEMNALQLAAQRKDASALITLLKDSRFKGSLAHKDIFGRTALDIAANAKWDEGIKLLLNNKHIQPNTIAGYGKTFYDIGQLNLEQKLRRFLDKKGQKALNDVGNCNGWSFLYMVYLTQGREQEYFDILELLIKWNGKKQFLINANNLPGSLRKLYKNPEEVFNQLLNDLAVFHSDSAAIDELQLNIQQRERIKQYDLIKSAASNRSLRHLFGYNRLSLSKAQLIEMLAFMQRWPETVVDIHLPEHAVSLYVTKDRQFKYYNSNAKNKTQPFTCAQSLAEHIIKSFYIKENNLAPGESIDIGFDAYKFYNNPKMTTKNERALKARSQAKASANGFTPLHYAVMENDEQKVINILKSAPQSALTLKDQHGFSPVTRAIMLKSEKIFLALLRSYANKQNAKDVADVSNIKITHCCANDEIAFLAKLAVEGKLNPHLVIDNEGGTILSHALSYGIDVDLQKRLLKAPSVDIHRVDQSQKTILHHAVGNGADSHVIKAITSLKGFNINKQDIHGDTALMIAVMDESKDIVKTLLDSGVDVHVRNKSGQSALDLAILFRNEPIEALLSQKQNEKQKPPLIFSKQRSQQTHYDHKSQNLERKVNRLQGV encoded by the coding sequence ATGGCGTTAAATAGAAGATTAAAATCCTATCTGGTTACCTTGGTTAACAAAGCTATTATCCCTCAGGATTTGTTGGATGAGATTGTTTCTACTGGGGATATCAATGTACTCAATGAAGAAGGTATTGGTCTAGTACAGTATGTGTGCTTTAATGGTAATGTTCAATCGTTAAAGACATTAATCAATCATGGGCTCGATATTAATCACATAGATTCTGATTCAAATTCTGCTTTGCATGTCGCAATTTTAAATAAAAACAAAAGCATCATAGATTTTCTCTTACAGTCTAATATCCTAAAAAATCCATTGCAAACCAATTTCGAAGAAATGAATGCATTACAGCTTGCGGCTCAGAGAAAAGATGCATCAGCACTTATCACACTATTGAAAGATAGTCGATTTAAAGGGTCTTTAGCTCATAAAGATATTTTTGGTAGGACAGCTTTAGATATCGCAGCGAATGCAAAATGGGATGAAGGTATCAAACTGCTTTTAAATAATAAGCATATTCAACCCAATACAATCGCAGGATATGGCAAAACCTTCTACGATATTGGTCAACTTAACCTTGAGCAAAAGCTTAGGAGGTTTTTAGATAAAAAAGGCCAAAAGGCATTAAATGATGTTGGTAATTGTAATGGTTGGTCGTTTTTATATATGGTTTATTTAACGCAAGGAAGAGAGCAAGAATATTTTGATATATTAGAATTGTTGATAAAATGGAACGGTAAAAAACAATTCTTAATAAACGCAAATAATCTTCCAGGCTCTTTGCGTAAGCTCTATAAAAACCCAGAAGAAGTATTTAATCAGTTGCTTAATGATCTTGCAGTTTTTCATTCCGACTCTGCTGCAATAGATGAATTGCAACTCAATATTCAACAAAGAGAAAGAATTAAACAATATGATTTAATAAAAAGTGCTGCCAGCAACCGAAGTCTGCGTCACCTGTTTGGGTATAACCGATTATCATTAAGTAAAGCACAATTAATTGAAATGTTAGCGTTTATGCAGCGTTGGCCTGAAACGGTGGTTGATATTCATTTGCCTGAACATGCAGTGAGCTTGTATGTAACCAAAGATAGGCAATTTAAATATTATAATTCAAATGCTAAGAATAAAACGCAACCATTTACTTGTGCACAATCCTTGGCTGAGCATATTATAAAAAGTTTTTATATTAAAGAAAACAATTTGGCTCCGGGTGAAAGCATCGATATTGGTTTTGATGCTTATAAGTTTTATAACAATCCCAAAATGACAACAAAAAATGAACGAGCACTAAAAGCGCGTTCGCAAGCTAAGGCTTCTGCTAATGGATTTACCCCATTACATTACGCAGTAATGGAAAATGATGAACAAAAAGTAATCAATATATTAAAATCAGCACCACAGTCTGCTTTAACCCTTAAAGATCAACACGGATTCAGCCCTGTCACCCGAGCTATTATGCTTAAATCTGAAAAGATATTCTTAGCTTTACTAAGATCCTACGCCAACAAACAAAATGCAAAGGATGTTGCCGACGTGTCAAACATAAAGATAACGCATTGTTGTGCGAATGATGAAATAGCATTCCTCGCTAAACTTGCTGTTGAAGGGAAACTCAATCCACACCTTGTGATTGATAATGAGGGTGGAACCATATTGTCTCATGCATTAAGTTATGGCATCGATGTTGACTTGCAGAAACGGTTGCTAAAAGCGCCTAGTGTTGATATTCATCGTGTAGATCAATCGCAGAAAACGATATTGCATCATGCTGTTGGTAATGGAGCAGATAGTCATGTTATTAAAGCTATTACTAGTTTAAAAGGTTTTAATATAAATAAGCAAGACATCCACGGAGATACCGCATTAATGATTGCGGTAATGGATGAAAGTAAAGATATCGTTAAAACATTATTGGATAGCGGTGTCGATGTCCACGTAAGAAATAAAAGTGGGCAATCTGCTTTAGATCTAGCCATTCTTTTTCGTAATGAGCCGATAGAAGCCTTATTAAGCCAAAAGCAAAATGAAAAGCAAAAGCCACCTCTTATTTTTTCAAAGCAGCGATCGCAACAAACACATTATGATCATAAATCTCAAAATCTTGAAAGAAAAGTCAACCGCCTGCAAGGTGTATAA
- a CDS encoding pentapeptide repeat-containing protein, producing the protein MKSHHHYLNRHFKDLHWSEKTIDSTEFDNCTFSGCNFSHAHFMQCKFHECHFIRCNLSLIKVAKCSFFETLFEESKAIGINWTTAAWPNIKLGSPLRFQKCILNDSSFLNLSLREMIMTECKAHDVDFREADLTQADFSHTDFSNSLFNQTHLAEANFAEAINYNINIFQNDVKRAKFTLPEAMSLLQHLDIELLN; encoded by the coding sequence ATGAAAAGCCATCACCATTATCTTAATCGGCATTTTAAAGATCTCCATTGGTCTGAGAAAACCATCGATTCCACCGAATTTGATAATTGTACTTTCTCAGGCTGCAATTTTAGCCATGCTCACTTTATGCAATGCAAATTTCATGAATGCCATTTTATTCGTTGTAATCTAAGTTTAATCAAAGTAGCAAAGTGCTCCTTTTTCGAGACACTGTTTGAAGAATCCAAAGCGATTGGCATCAATTGGACAACTGCTGCCTGGCCTAATATAAAACTCGGCAGCCCACTGCGTTTTCAAAAATGTATTTTGAATGATTCTTCTTTTTTGAACTTAAGTTTACGCGAAATGATCATGACAGAATGCAAAGCACATGATGTTGATTTTAGAGAAGCGGATTTAACCCAGGCAGACTTTAGCCATACCGATTTTAGCAATAGCTTATTTAACCAAACACACTTAGCAGAAGCCAATTTTGCGGAGGCTATTAATTACAATATCAATATTTTTCAGAATGATGTTAAACGTGCAAAATTTACGCTACCCGAAGCAATGAGTTTATTGCAACATTTAGATATTGAATTGCTTAATTGA
- a CDS encoding ankyrin repeat domain-containing protein translates to MLTMNAALQNDKSKEIMDILISIRTEAEKCDALKQIFFVSPSTLKTTYSDDRNLLHVASKLGLMQVAKLLLDLNFPLNEADQLGNTPLHHAAMNGSDACDLIMLFITQPTIILNPLNLKGNTPLHEAILNKSPKYVELLCTHPKCNLMLRNRMLKTPQEMVDDMQPSFAKDHLMMALSLPLFKAMPIATYDDIFSSNEKVQDNSKNSQFSELARRFEKLKLTMHETKLANPPRLNQSQYVLPLTYDTEKPTYATPITLSEIDFILGKITKIENYLKTKGDPNLLLKSVTIIPSIRMPLIFYALLHKQKEIMLLLIEYNAVFTPASATKLKGTFRTLENDALASFIQEMLFNLLPRYEYKASVLYKLIEESEYSFQELLVKHGLPKTFHHDTALGKKTTALLFPENTRKANAAMFVYKLCSGTHPSKIRQFDVLYINQCTLGLLDQFTPDELLELLAALTPTFNGIQRLIGLYVLKQIFIFNIELNYDFSDSFDIKLKSHLHKFYSTDLCAGLLNLFNHIQNLRNDAVFLNYHQLNYFLMLHPYQRKPSIYEYIEKTLDDNPSDMTTIAKTLANEFRIPIMQVLRNTDLKEFRGDIWGVNKAKRDISSPHFIIFEKRWDAIAILVRNCVEKQHATKRKASAFKLFTFTAVACLNHCIDFDADCNTACAIYLGLETLSHRETEQIYELLDSKTKETFSTLKIFFSPSPNFKPQRELLKLTTSAIPRIAIYCRDKLPLVENSGVSDFELLGKLLLPILHCKAKYKTCFMETTYNLEFELYRLNPPFELLPKPQNTLEREAESPFSLDSASKEKSTNSPKSRTISAGQCARSRGPSRESSPRTQHSGEKTMSIDNLSTNLAQSPSRTPVFKRSHTENSSREFISGERKMSIDTLSTVDLPKVPNIPDERPSRKVVNLENQPLEQNDYSYEQPNPAITPHFTNDLKISKKKHRQAVNELLQKKLTRQTSDHP, encoded by the coding sequence ATGCTTACAATGAACGCGGCGCTGCAAAATGATAAATCTAAAGAAATTATGGATATTCTGATATCAATAAGAACAGAAGCTGAAAAATGCGATGCGCTAAAGCAAATATTTTTTGTTTCCCCATCTACCCTTAAAACCACTTATTCTGATGATAGAAATCTTCTTCATGTCGCCAGTAAACTTGGCTTAATGCAAGTTGCAAAGTTATTACTTGATCTCAATTTTCCTTTAAATGAAGCTGATCAATTGGGCAATACCCCATTACATCATGCAGCAATGAATGGTTCGGATGCGTGTGATTTAATCATGTTATTCATAACACAACCAACCATTATACTGAATCCTTTAAATTTGAAAGGTAATACGCCATTACACGAAGCGATACTTAATAAATCTCCAAAGTATGTTGAATTATTGTGCACACATCCTAAATGCAATTTAATGCTTCGTAATCGCATGTTGAAAACACCTCAAGAAATGGTTGATGACATGCAACCCTCATTCGCCAAAGATCATTTAATGATGGCTTTAAGTTTACCTCTTTTCAAAGCCATGCCCATAGCAACTTATGATGATATTTTTTCATCAAATGAAAAAGTGCAAGATAATAGTAAAAATAGCCAATTTTCGGAACTCGCCAGACGTTTTGAAAAGTTAAAATTAACTATGCATGAAACGAAATTGGCAAACCCACCCAGGCTAAACCAAAGCCAATATGTTCTACCCTTGACATATGACACAGAAAAACCGACTTATGCTACTCCTATTACTTTAAGTGAAATCGATTTTATTTTGGGAAAAATAACCAAAATTGAAAATTACCTAAAAACAAAAGGTGATCCAAACTTATTGCTCAAGTCCGTCACGATAATACCCTCCATTCGCATGCCATTGATTTTTTATGCTTTGCTACATAAGCAAAAAGAGATTATGCTACTGTTAATCGAGTACAATGCCGTGTTTACACCTGCCAGCGCTACAAAATTAAAAGGAACATTCAGAACATTAGAGAATGACGCGCTTGCTAGCTTTATCCAAGAGATGTTGTTTAATTTACTTCCTCGTTATGAATACAAAGCCTCTGTATTATATAAATTAATAGAAGAGTCTGAGTATAGTTTTCAGGAATTATTGGTAAAGCATGGTTTACCTAAAACGTTTCATCATGACACTGCCTTAGGTAAAAAAACGACAGCATTGTTGTTCCCTGAAAATACAAGAAAAGCTAATGCGGCTATGTTTGTATATAAACTTTGTTCAGGTACCCATCCTTCAAAAATTCGTCAGTTCGATGTTCTTTATATTAATCAATGCACTTTAGGATTGCTTGATCAGTTCACACCTGATGAGCTTTTAGAATTACTTGCAGCATTAACACCGACATTCAATGGGATTCAAAGATTGATTGGACTCTATGTTTTAAAGCAAATTTTTATATTTAATATAGAGTTAAATTACGACTTTTCTGATTCATTTGATATCAAACTTAAATCACATCTTCATAAATTTTATAGTACTGACCTCTGTGCGGGGTTACTGAATTTATTCAATCATATACAAAACTTAAGAAATGATGCAGTTTTTTTAAATTACCATCAATTAAACTATTTTCTTATGTTACACCCCTATCAACGCAAGCCATCAATTTATGAATATATTGAAAAAACCCTAGACGACAATCCTTCTGATATGACTACCATTGCAAAAACATTGGCAAACGAATTTCGTATTCCTATTATGCAAGTGCTTCGAAATACTGATTTAAAGGAATTTAGAGGTGATATCTGGGGAGTAAATAAAGCAAAACGAGATATTAGTTCGCCACATTTTATCATTTTCGAAAAACGATGGGATGCTATTGCCATCTTAGTAAGAAACTGCGTTGAAAAACAACATGCCACTAAAAGGAAAGCCAGCGCATTCAAATTATTTACCTTTACAGCTGTCGCTTGTTTGAATCATTGCATTGACTTTGATGCAGATTGCAATACGGCTTGTGCCATTTACCTGGGGCTAGAAACATTAAGCCATAGAGAGACCGAACAAATTTATGAACTGCTTGACAGCAAAACAAAAGAGACCTTTTCAACGTTAAAAATATTCTTTTCTCCTTCACCCAATTTTAAACCACAACGTGAATTACTTAAGCTCACCACTTCAGCCATTCCAAGAATCGCTATTTATTGTCGTGATAAGCTGCCTTTGGTTGAAAATAGCGGGGTGAGTGATTTTGAACTCCTTGGAAAATTACTGTTACCTATTTTGCATTGTAAAGCAAAATATAAAACCTGTTTTATGGAAACTACCTATAACCTCGAGTTTGAGTTATACAGATTGAATCCTCCTTTTGAATTATTACCCAAACCACAGAATACGCTTGAACGTGAAGCTGAATCGCCGTTCAGCCTTGATTCAGCTTCTAAAGAAAAATCAACCAACAGTCCTAAAAGTAGGACAATCAGTGCGGGTCAATGTGCCCGATCTCGTGGCCCAAGTCGAGAAAGTAGCCCACGCACTCAACATTCTGGTGAAAAGACGATGAGCATCGATAACTTATCCACTAATTTAGCGCAAAGTCCTTCAAGAACCCCCGTATTTAAACGCAGCCACACAGAGAATAGCTCTAGAGAATTCATTTCAGGTGAAAGAAAAATGAGCATTGATACGCTTTCTACAGTGGATTTGCCGAAAGTACCCAATATTCCCGATGAAAGGCCATCTCGCAAGGTAGTCAATTTAGAAAATCAGCCACTTGAACAAAATGATTATAGCTATGAGCAGCCTAATCCAGCTATCACACCGCATTTTACCAATGATTTAAAAATATCTAAAAAGAAACATAGGCAAGCAGTGAATGAACTACTGCAAAAAAAATTGACTAGACAGACGAGCGATCATCCTTGA
- a CDS encoding catalase, with protein sequence MEDSKKEKKSSVSHLTTNFGAPVPDNQNSMTAGPRGPLLMQDVWLTEKLANLNRENIPERRMHAKGSGAFGTFTVTNDITKYSKAKIFEKVGKKTEMFARFTTVAGERGAADAERDIRGFALKFYTEEGNWDMVGNNTPVFFLRDPRKFPDLNKAVKRDPKTNLRSATNNWDFWTLLPEALHQVTIVMSDRGIPKSYRHMHGFSSHTYSFINARNERFWVKMHFRTQQGIENLTDAEAESLVGKDRESHQRDLFAAIQRKDFPKWTMFIQVMPEIDADGYRLHPFDLTKVWYKKDYPLIEVGVFELNRNPENFHEDVEQSAFSPSNLVPGISVSPDKMLQARLFAYSDAQRYRLGVNHHQIPVNAARCPVHSNHRDGTGRSDGNYGGLPHYEPNSFKQWQQQPEYKEPPITIKGNGDFWNFNEDDANYFEQPGALFRLMTPAQQQVLFENTARAMGDALEFIKFRHIRNCHAADPQYGAGVAKALGLNLNEALESKKSDPALDSPAALPV encoded by the coding sequence ATGGAAGACTCAAAAAAAGAAAAGAAATCCTCAGTCAGTCATCTCACAACTAATTTCGGGGCTCCAGTTCCCGATAATCAAAACAGTATGACAGCCGGGCCTCGTGGTCCCCTTCTGATGCAGGATGTGTGGTTAACAGAAAAACTTGCCAATCTAAATCGGGAAAATATTCCTGAACGCAGAATGCACGCCAAAGGTTCCGGTGCTTTCGGTACCTTTACAGTCACCAATGATATTACAAAGTATTCAAAAGCGAAGATTTTTGAAAAGGTAGGTAAGAAAACAGAAATGTTTGCTCGCTTCACAACGGTAGCAGGCGAGCGTGGTGCTGCCGATGCAGAGCGAGACATTCGCGGTTTTGCTTTGAAGTTTTACACTGAAGAAGGCAATTGGGATATGGTTGGCAATAATACGCCCGTTTTCTTTTTGCGCGATCCTAGAAAATTTCCCGATCTCAATAAAGCGGTTAAGCGCGATCCCAAGACGAATCTTCGTAGTGCCACCAACAATTGGGACTTTTGGACCCTTTTACCTGAAGCCCTTCACCAAGTGACTATTGTGATGAGTGATCGTGGTATTCCCAAAAGCTATCGTCACATGCATGGGTTTAGCTCGCATACCTATAGTTTTATTAACGCAAGAAATGAGCGATTCTGGGTAAAAATGCATTTCAGAACGCAACAGGGAATTGAAAATCTAACGGATGCAGAAGCTGAATCTCTGGTAGGGAAAGACCGCGAAAGCCATCAACGCGATCTTTTTGCTGCCATTCAACGCAAAGATTTTCCGAAATGGACGATGTTCATCCAAGTGATGCCCGAGATTGATGCCGACGGCTATCGACTTCACCCGTTTGATTTGACAAAAGTTTGGTACAAAAAAGATTATCCACTCATCGAAGTCGGTGTTTTTGAACTGAATCGTAACCCTGAAAATTTCCATGAGGATGTCGAGCAAAGCGCATTTTCACCGAGTAATCTCGTACCCGGCATTAGCGTGAGCCCAGATAAAATGCTTCAAGCTCGTTTGTTTGCTTACAGCGATGCACAGCGCTACCGGCTCGGCGTTAACCATCATCAGATCCCAGTGAACGCTGCCCGCTGCCCAGTTCATAGCAATCATCGCGATGGAACTGGTCGAAGCGATGGCAATTACGGCGGCCTCCCTCATTACGAGCCAAACAGCTTCAAGCAGTGGCAGCAACAGCCAGAATACAAAGAACCACCGATAACCATTAAAGGCAACGGCGATTTTTGGAACTTCAACGAGGATGACGCTAATTATTTCGAGCAGCCTGGCGCACTTTTTAGATTGATGACGCCTGCTCAGCAACAGGTGCTTTTTGAGAATACAGCGCGGGCCATGGGTGATGCATTGGAATTTATTAAATTCCGCCACATTCGTAACTGCCACGCGGCTGATCCGCAGTATGGCGCTGGAGTCGCCAAAGCTTTGGGTTTAAACCTGAACGAAGCTTTGGAATCTAAAAAATCGGATCCGGCGCTAGACAGTCCTGCTGCTTTGCCCGTGTAA
- a CDS encoding cytochrome P450, protein MAFRYIYWLLKRNGITAPAGKDPLWHYLLEDLTSAAFESEDGFAIKDLYIINNRILKIRGFSLISLTHNAESIKNFCDVNAREAYLILGGLIQLPIINASDWSPESQQEKHQLIRTLHQNSYRLWISIKKSCQHLPNTWHPGQHLPFNISMQAFSILGSVLFSLDALPNELFPLIERFEQIWGNPQQFSAHDLRENVEAFQHISQILHQQRENISLEQPDLLKNVHKNQQPRVLHLHSDQNINIAAYFAFFENMSKAMISLFTVVFAKEKWLSKIIEERKRLKRELHYHQISANSEEGFNYILKHSEIFDRFHMEVLRFWSVAPVIPRINNNLIANKILSWGDDMRILDDFTLPPRSLAIVPQYAISRSAEWSNPNQFNPMRDEYGFGKKPLAQGAENSFRRCPAKEMTRKYFYAMMWWFPKYNEVHLTKEERKILRKSLAKDAFYRPLTTVETQLVIGKLKGKERCQVYR, encoded by the coding sequence ATGGCATTCCGCTATATTTATTGGCTTTTGAAACGCAATGGTATTACTGCACCAGCAGGTAAAGATCCTTTATGGCATTACCTTTTAGAGGATTTAACCAGCGCAGCATTTGAATCGGAAGATGGCTTTGCTATTAAAGATTTATATATTATTAATAATCGCATTCTCAAAATCAGAGGATTTAGCCTAATTTCCCTTACCCACAATGCTGAGAGTATTAAAAATTTTTGTGATGTGAATGCGCGTGAAGCCTATTTGATTTTAGGCGGACTCATTCAACTTCCAATAATTAATGCAAGTGATTGGTCTCCTGAATCACAACAGGAAAAACATCAACTTATCAGAACCTTACACCAGAACTCATACCGATTATGGATAAGCATAAAAAAATCTTGTCAACATTTACCCAATACGTGGCATCCAGGGCAACACTTGCCATTCAATATAAGCATGCAAGCCTTTTCTATATTGGGTTCGGTATTATTCTCCTTAGATGCTCTCCCCAATGAACTGTTTCCGCTCATTGAACGATTTGAGCAGATTTGGGGCAATCCACAGCAATTTAGCGCACATGATTTAAGAGAAAATGTCGAGGCTTTTCAACACATATCACAAATCCTACATCAGCAGCGTGAAAATATCAGTCTTGAGCAACCTGATTTACTGAAGAATGTTCACAAAAATCAGCAACCCAGAGTATTACATTTACATTCTGACCAAAATATTAATATAGCAGCTTATTTTGCCTTTTTTGAAAACATGTCTAAAGCCATGATTAGCTTATTCACTGTTGTTTTTGCAAAAGAAAAATGGTTGAGTAAAATCATTGAGGAACGAAAGCGTCTTAAAAGGGAACTCCATTACCATCAGATTTCTGCAAATTCTGAAGAAGGTTTCAATTATATATTAAAACATTCAGAAATCTTTGACCGTTTCCATATGGAAGTTTTACGTTTTTGGTCTGTTGCCCCTGTCATACCGCGAATCAATAATAATTTGATTGCCAATAAAATATTGAGCTGGGGTGATGACATGCGCATTTTAGACGATTTTACGCTTCCTCCCAGATCACTAGCGATTGTGCCACAGTACGCTATCTCTCGTTCAGCAGAATGGAGTAATCCTAATCAATTTAACCCGATGCGAGATGAATATGGTTTTGGAAAAAAACCTTTAGCTCAAGGAGCAGAAAATAGTTTTCGTCGATGTCCTGCAAAAGAAATGACACGAAAGTACTTTTACGCCATGATGTGGTGGTTTCCCAAGTATAACGAAGTCCATTTAACCAAAGAAGAACGCAAAATTCTGCGTAAGTCGCTTGCAAAAGATGCCTTTTATCGCCCTTTAACAACGGTAGAAACTCAGCTAGTGATTGGAAAACTAAAAGGTAAAGAAAGGTGCCAGGTATACCGATGA